Genomic segment of Alkalinema sp. FACHB-956:
CGTAGCCTGGTTCGCTTCAGTCGTAGGTTCCACCATAACAATCATTCCTAGGGTTCAACAGGACTCCTGGGAGCCCCATCGCTGATAATACGCGAAAGCGATCGTCCTTGTGGCGTTTTCTCCACAGCGAATTTACTGGACTGACAGGTTTCCAGGGTGTGCGGGGGAAGTCCACAGGGTAGACTAGGCATGGATATCATCCACAGCTCTTGTCAGTTGTTGTTGTGTACGTTGTTGTGAGGAATCGCTATGGAATGGACTGCTGAAGCCGAAGCCAAACTGAAAGAAATCCCCTTTTTCGTCCGCCCCGCCGCCCGCAAAAAAATCGAAAAACTGGCAGAAGAAATGGGCGCAACCCAAATCACCGCCGAAATTT
This window contains:
- a CDS encoding PCP reductase family protein, with the protein product MEWTAEAEAKLKEIPFFVRPAARKKIEKLAEEMGATQITAEIYAQAKAKFGSK